A single Ctenopharyngodon idella isolate HZGC_01 chromosome 22, HZGC01, whole genome shotgun sequence DNA region contains:
- the dlgap4a gene encoding disks large-associated protein 4 isoform X1, whose translation MKSLGANRSRHLSDSCDPTAGPQEPLCPLAPDPHAAYLLSPTVNHYGTLDPHFHHFPVSTPTTLQSDCLLPLNNQLTNSSTFPRLHYTSQPEQSEYTQQGCVAQTGSRAGTLTSSMSMGLGLGLGAPAMISSGTATISSAAAAKMNRLPANLLDQLERHLPLQRDGFSTLQFHRRSRGSKQRSESPSRIRNLVQSVQKLFAKSQSLEVSAVKGSITAGDAAKTTRRSKSKDRAKTEGTKRRPRPNLSGFWSSDDGLEDDPPTQPAAGPLAVAYRNPLSMMTLGRAVSDSQAAPRPHPQGYNTIAAHSLKSSKSSGDLKPQVSLPPSGGQTGDSVLVKRGSWSTLTLSQARQVLQKGSATVNRTLLKSKSCHGQEMTCNFLQVPTGEWSGTLGKAGGAGEIPCRRMRSGSYVKAMGDVEDSDDSDGPPSPKPSPKTAARRQSYLKATQQSLSEQQPPLPPRNCMPSLCEVSTNRSLDNLDCLMAPGDAGLQHWDTDGGFGLRCATLGRGSTMRQVEQGYMSNAAYGQVESQAVEALDLPTPTCFRSRSHSYLRAIQAGCSQDDDTGSVDSDETPPITSSISSYNSITISTCTAICKKAPPPIPPRTTSKPYISVTVQSSTESAQDTYLDSQDQRSEVNSQSGRSNSSDSLASSRTGSLVKGAKRPPILPPIPAPREPVHLPSARVTTPPPAIVPPSPAADVRNEPASLTVAPDEAQAQPKRKLSSIGIQVDCVQPVLKEEQTPTTRFQSIGVQVEDGRPLSRFTSMASRQETTEAESQEQTDGKPSENKTPNQSLDGSVHKLSRANVMRSGSASLQEKLDPALDPSSLPPPDPSLQAGTGSVNGAVEQPGGSACLRDGRWFQKLLQAETDRMEAWCQQMDQETKDKELSEEVLGKVRSAVGSAQLLMSQKFQQFQGLCEQNLDASAQPRPTAQDLAGFWDLLQLSIEDISMKFDELHLLRSNDWKMSETQEKKVQLMYLSNIVTLPFACITNVKEEKKSAPAHTPKKTVKVKSSGGKEKSGDSVADKQRQEARKRLMAAKRAVSERQNSATESAESIEIYVPEAQTRL comes from the exons ATGAAAAGCTTAGGGGCCAACCGTAGCCGACATCTGTCAGACAGCTGTGACCCCACCGCGGGCCCCCAGGAGCCCTTGTGTCCCTTGGCCCCGGACCCCCACGCCGCCTACCTCCTGAGCCCCACCGTCAACCATTACGGCACTCTGGATCCTCACTTCCATCATTTTCCAGTTTCCACCCCGACGACCCTGCAGTCGGACTGCCTGCTGCCTCTAAACAACCAGCTGACCAACAGCAGCACCTTCCCACGGCTGCACTACACCAGCCAGCCGGAGCAGAGCGAGTACACGCAG CAGGGTTGTGTGGCTCAGACAGGCAGTCGCGCTGGCACCCTCACGTCCTCCATGTCCATGGGTTTGGGCCTGGGACTGGGCGCCCCCGCCATGATCAGCAGCGGCACAGCCACCATCTCATCCGCGGCCGCTGCCAAGATGAACCGGCTCCCGGCCAACCTGCTGGACCAGCTGGAGCGCCATCTACCACTGCAGCGCGACGGCTTCAGCACGCTGCAGTTTCACCGGCGCAGCCGCGGCTCCAAGCAGCGCAGCGAGAGTCCCAGCCGCATCCGAAACCTGGTCCAGTCCGTCCAGAAACTCTTCGCCAAGTCACAATCTCTGGAGGTTTCGGCGGTCAAAGGGAGCATAACCGCCGGCGACGCGGCCAAAACGACCCGGCGGAGCAAAAGCAAAGACCGCGCCAAGACCGAAGGCACCAAACGGCGTCCGCGGCCCAATCTCTCAGGCTTCTGGAGCTCGGACGACGGCTTAGAGGATGATCCGCCGACTCAACCCGCCGCCGGCCCGCTGGCGGTGGCGTATCGAAACCCTCTCAGCATGATGACATTGGGCAGAGCCGTGTCGGACAGTCAAGCGGCACCCAGACCGCATCCGCAGGGCTACAACACCATTGCGGCACATTCGCTCAAATCCTCCAAGAGCAGCGGCGACCTCAAGCCGCAGGTCAGCCTGCCGCCCTCCGGTGGCCAAACGGGGGACAGCGTGCTGGTCAAGAGAGGCTCCTGGTCAACGCTGACCCTCAGTCAGGCCAGACAGGTGCTACAGAAGGGCTCCGCCACCGTTAACCGGACCCTGCTCAAGTCCAAGTCCTGCCACGGACAGGAGATGACCTGCAACTTCCTACAG GTGCCTACAGGTGAGTGGAGCGGGACGCTGGGTAAGGCAGGGGGCGCGGGCGAGATCCCCTGCAGGCGGATGCGCAGCGGCAGTTACGTTAAAGCCATGGGAGATGTGGAGGACAGCGATGACTCAGACGGACCCCCTTCACCCAAACCCTCGCCCAAGACCGCTGCCCGGCGACAGAGCTACCTGAAGGCCACCCAGCAGTCTCTCAGCGAGCAGCAGCCGCCTTTACCGCCACGCAA CTGTATGCCGTCTCTATGCGAGGTCTCCACCAATCGCAGTCTGGATAACCTGGACTGTTTGATGGCTCCCGGTGACGCGGGTCTGCAGCACTGGGACACTGACGGGGGATTCGGTCTGCGCTGCGCGACGCTGGGACGAGGGTCTACCATGAGACAG GTGGAGCAGGGCTACATGAGCAACGCGGCTTACGGGCAGGTGGAGTCTCAAGCGGTGGAGGCCTTGGATCTGCCCACACCCACCTGCTTCCGGTCTCGAAGCCACAGTTACTTGCGGGCCATCCAGGCCGGCTGCTCTCAAGATGATGATACGGGCTCTGTGGACTCCGACGAGACTCCACCGATAACCTCATCCATCAGCAGCTATAACAGCATCACCA TCTCCACGTGTACGGCCATCTGTAAGAAGGCTCCTCCTCCTATTCCTCCACGCACCACCTCCAAACCCTACATCTCGGTTACGGTCCAGAGCAGCACAGAATCTGCCCAGGACACGTACCTGGACAGCCAGGACCAGCGCAGCGAGGTCAACAGCCAATCAGGACGCAGCAACTCCTCCGACAGCCTCGCCAGCTCTCGGACAGGAAGTCTGGTCAAAGGCGCCAAGCGGCCGCCTATCCTGCCGCCCATCCCTGCTCCGCGGGAACCCGTACATCTACCCAGTGCAAGAGTGACCACGCCTCCTCCTGCTATAGTCCCGCCCTCTCCCGCCGCAGACGTCAGAAACGAGCCTGCGAGTCTCACAGTGGCACCTGACGAAGCGCAAGCTCAGCCCAAGAGAAAACTCTCATCGATTGGTATTCAG GTGGATTGTGTGCAGCCGGTTCTGAAAGAGGAACAAACTCCCACCACCAGGTTCCAGTCCATCGGGGTTCAGGTTGAAGACGGCAGGCC ACTCAGTCGCTTCACTAGCATGGCGTCTAGACAGGAGACGACAGAGGCCGAATCTCAGGAGCAGACCGACGGTAAACCTTCGGAGAATAAGACGCCCAACCAGTCTCTGGACGGCAGTGTGCACAAGCTCTCACGAGCGAATGTGATGCGCTCCGGTTCTGCCTCGCTGCAGGAAAAGCTGGATCCTGCGCTGGACCCATCCTCCCTCCCGCCGCCGGATCCGTCTCTGCAGGCCGGGACGGGCAGCGTAAATGGAGCCGTGGAGCAGCCCGGGGGCTCGGCGTGCCTCAGGGACGGACGCTGGTTCCAGAAGCTTCTCCAGGCGGAGACGGACCGCATGGAGGCCTGGTGTCAGCAGATGGACCAAGAGACCAAAGACAAAGAGCTGTCAGAGGAGG TGTTAGGAAAGGTCCGCAGTGCGGTCGGCAGCGCTCAGCTCTTGATGTCTCAGAAGTTCCAGCAGTTCCAGGGCCTTTGTGAGCAGAACCTG GATGCAAGCGCTCAGCCGCGGCCCACCGCGCAGGATCTGGCCGGATTCTGGGATCTGCTGCAGCTGTCCATCGAGGACATCAGCATGAAGTTCGACGAGCTCCACCTCCTCAGGTCCAATGACTGGAAGATGTCTGAGACCCAGGAAAAAAAGGTCCAACTCATGTACCTTTCCAACATCGTAACGCTTCCTTTTGCTTGTATAACCAATGTGAAG GAGGAGAAGAAGTCCGCTCCAGCCCACACACCAAAGAAGACTGTAAAGGTAAAATCCAGCGGCGGGAAGGAGAAGAGCGGCGACTCGGTGGCCGACAAGCAGCGTCAGGAGGCCAGAAAGCGACTGATGGCGGCCAAGCGAGCCGTGTCTGAGCGGCAGAACTCTGCCACCGAGAGCGCCGAAAGCATCGAGATCTACGTTCCCGAGGCTCAGACGCGACTCTAA
- the dlgap4a gene encoding disks large-associated protein 4 isoform X3, translated as MKSLGANRSRHLSDSCDPTAGPQEPLCPLAPDPHAAYLLSPTVNHYGTLDPHFHHFPVSTPTTLQSDCLLPLNNQLTNSSTFPRLHYTSQPEQSEYTQQGCVAQTGSRAGTLTSSMSMGLGLGLGAPAMISSGTATISSAAAAKMNRLPANLLDQLERHLPLQRDGFSTLQFHRRSRGSKQRSESPSRIRNLVQSVQKLFAKSQSLEVSAVKGSITAGDAAKTTRRSKSKDRAKTEGTKRRPRPNLSGFWSSDDGLEDDPPTQPAAGPLAVAYRNPLSMMTLGRAVSDSQAAPRPHPQGYNTIAAHSLKSSKSSGDLKPQVSLPPSGGQTGDSVLVKRGSWSTLTLSQARQVLQKGSATVNRTLLKSKSCHGQEMTCNFLQVPTGEWSGTLGKAGGAGEIPCRRMRSGSYVKAMGDVEDSDDSDGPPSPKPSPKTAARRQSYLKATQQSLSEQQPPLPPRNCMPSLCEVSTNRSLDNLDCLMAPGDAGLQHWDTDGGFGLRCATLGRGSTMRQVEQGYMSNAAYGQVESQAVEALDLPTPTCFRSRSHSYLRAIQAGCSQDDDTGSVDSDETPPITSSISSYNSITISTCTAICKKAPPPIPPRTTSKPYISVTVQSSTESAQDTYLDSQDQRSEVNSQSGRSNSSDSLASSRTGSLVKGAKRPPILPPIPAPREPVHLPSARVTTPPPAIVPPSPAADVRNEPASLTVAPDEAQAQPKRKLSSIGIQVDCVQPVLKEEQTPTTRFQSIGVQVEDGRPLSRFTSMASRQETTEAESQEQTDGKPSENKTPNQSLDGSVHKLSRANVMRSGSASLQEKLDPALDPSSLPPPDPSLQAGTGSVNGAVEQPGGSACLRDGRWFQKLLQAETDRMEAWCQQMDQETKDKELSEEVLGKVRSAVGSAQLLMSQKFQQFQGLCEQNLDASAQPRPTAQDLAGFWDLLQLSIEDISMKFDELHLLRSNDWKMSETQEKKEEKKSAPAHTPKKTVKVKSSGGKEKSGDSVADKQRQEARKRLMAAKRAVSERQNSATESAESIEIYVPEAQTRL; from the exons ATGAAAAGCTTAGGGGCCAACCGTAGCCGACATCTGTCAGACAGCTGTGACCCCACCGCGGGCCCCCAGGAGCCCTTGTGTCCCTTGGCCCCGGACCCCCACGCCGCCTACCTCCTGAGCCCCACCGTCAACCATTACGGCACTCTGGATCCTCACTTCCATCATTTTCCAGTTTCCACCCCGACGACCCTGCAGTCGGACTGCCTGCTGCCTCTAAACAACCAGCTGACCAACAGCAGCACCTTCCCACGGCTGCACTACACCAGCCAGCCGGAGCAGAGCGAGTACACGCAG CAGGGTTGTGTGGCTCAGACAGGCAGTCGCGCTGGCACCCTCACGTCCTCCATGTCCATGGGTTTGGGCCTGGGACTGGGCGCCCCCGCCATGATCAGCAGCGGCACAGCCACCATCTCATCCGCGGCCGCTGCCAAGATGAACCGGCTCCCGGCCAACCTGCTGGACCAGCTGGAGCGCCATCTACCACTGCAGCGCGACGGCTTCAGCACGCTGCAGTTTCACCGGCGCAGCCGCGGCTCCAAGCAGCGCAGCGAGAGTCCCAGCCGCATCCGAAACCTGGTCCAGTCCGTCCAGAAACTCTTCGCCAAGTCACAATCTCTGGAGGTTTCGGCGGTCAAAGGGAGCATAACCGCCGGCGACGCGGCCAAAACGACCCGGCGGAGCAAAAGCAAAGACCGCGCCAAGACCGAAGGCACCAAACGGCGTCCGCGGCCCAATCTCTCAGGCTTCTGGAGCTCGGACGACGGCTTAGAGGATGATCCGCCGACTCAACCCGCCGCCGGCCCGCTGGCGGTGGCGTATCGAAACCCTCTCAGCATGATGACATTGGGCAGAGCCGTGTCGGACAGTCAAGCGGCACCCAGACCGCATCCGCAGGGCTACAACACCATTGCGGCACATTCGCTCAAATCCTCCAAGAGCAGCGGCGACCTCAAGCCGCAGGTCAGCCTGCCGCCCTCCGGTGGCCAAACGGGGGACAGCGTGCTGGTCAAGAGAGGCTCCTGGTCAACGCTGACCCTCAGTCAGGCCAGACAGGTGCTACAGAAGGGCTCCGCCACCGTTAACCGGACCCTGCTCAAGTCCAAGTCCTGCCACGGACAGGAGATGACCTGCAACTTCCTACAG GTGCCTACAGGTGAGTGGAGCGGGACGCTGGGTAAGGCAGGGGGCGCGGGCGAGATCCCCTGCAGGCGGATGCGCAGCGGCAGTTACGTTAAAGCCATGGGAGATGTGGAGGACAGCGATGACTCAGACGGACCCCCTTCACCCAAACCCTCGCCCAAGACCGCTGCCCGGCGACAGAGCTACCTGAAGGCCACCCAGCAGTCTCTCAGCGAGCAGCAGCCGCCTTTACCGCCACGCAA CTGTATGCCGTCTCTATGCGAGGTCTCCACCAATCGCAGTCTGGATAACCTGGACTGTTTGATGGCTCCCGGTGACGCGGGTCTGCAGCACTGGGACACTGACGGGGGATTCGGTCTGCGCTGCGCGACGCTGGGACGAGGGTCTACCATGAGACAG GTGGAGCAGGGCTACATGAGCAACGCGGCTTACGGGCAGGTGGAGTCTCAAGCGGTGGAGGCCTTGGATCTGCCCACACCCACCTGCTTCCGGTCTCGAAGCCACAGTTACTTGCGGGCCATCCAGGCCGGCTGCTCTCAAGATGATGATACGGGCTCTGTGGACTCCGACGAGACTCCACCGATAACCTCATCCATCAGCAGCTATAACAGCATCACCA TCTCCACGTGTACGGCCATCTGTAAGAAGGCTCCTCCTCCTATTCCTCCACGCACCACCTCCAAACCCTACATCTCGGTTACGGTCCAGAGCAGCACAGAATCTGCCCAGGACACGTACCTGGACAGCCAGGACCAGCGCAGCGAGGTCAACAGCCAATCAGGACGCAGCAACTCCTCCGACAGCCTCGCCAGCTCTCGGACAGGAAGTCTGGTCAAAGGCGCCAAGCGGCCGCCTATCCTGCCGCCCATCCCTGCTCCGCGGGAACCCGTACATCTACCCAGTGCAAGAGTGACCACGCCTCCTCCTGCTATAGTCCCGCCCTCTCCCGCCGCAGACGTCAGAAACGAGCCTGCGAGTCTCACAGTGGCACCTGACGAAGCGCAAGCTCAGCCCAAGAGAAAACTCTCATCGATTGGTATTCAG GTGGATTGTGTGCAGCCGGTTCTGAAAGAGGAACAAACTCCCACCACCAGGTTCCAGTCCATCGGGGTTCAGGTTGAAGACGGCAGGCC ACTCAGTCGCTTCACTAGCATGGCGTCTAGACAGGAGACGACAGAGGCCGAATCTCAGGAGCAGACCGACGGTAAACCTTCGGAGAATAAGACGCCCAACCAGTCTCTGGACGGCAGTGTGCACAAGCTCTCACGAGCGAATGTGATGCGCTCCGGTTCTGCCTCGCTGCAGGAAAAGCTGGATCCTGCGCTGGACCCATCCTCCCTCCCGCCGCCGGATCCGTCTCTGCAGGCCGGGACGGGCAGCGTAAATGGAGCCGTGGAGCAGCCCGGGGGCTCGGCGTGCCTCAGGGACGGACGCTGGTTCCAGAAGCTTCTCCAGGCGGAGACGGACCGCATGGAGGCCTGGTGTCAGCAGATGGACCAAGAGACCAAAGACAAAGAGCTGTCAGAGGAGG TGTTAGGAAAGGTCCGCAGTGCGGTCGGCAGCGCTCAGCTCTTGATGTCTCAGAAGTTCCAGCAGTTCCAGGGCCTTTGTGAGCAGAACCTG GATGCAAGCGCTCAGCCGCGGCCCACCGCGCAGGATCTGGCCGGATTCTGGGATCTGCTGCAGCTGTCCATCGAGGACATCAGCATGAAGTTCGACGAGCTCCACCTCCTCAGGTCCAATGACTGGAAGATGTCTGAGACCCAGGAAAAAAAG GAGGAGAAGAAGTCCGCTCCAGCCCACACACCAAAGAAGACTGTAAAGGTAAAATCCAGCGGCGGGAAGGAGAAGAGCGGCGACTCGGTGGCCGACAAGCAGCGTCAGGAGGCCAGAAAGCGACTGATGGCGGCCAAGCGAGCCGTGTCTGAGCGGCAGAACTCTGCCACCGAGAGCGCCGAAAGCATCGAGATCTACGTTCCCGAGGCTCAGACGCGACTCTAA
- the dlgap4a gene encoding disks large-associated protein 4 isoform X5 codes for MKSLGANRSRHLSDSCDPTAGPQEPLCPLAPDPHAAYLLSPTVNHYGTLDPHFHHFPVSTPTTLQSDCLLPLNNQLTNSSTFPRLHYTSQPEQSEYTQGCVAQTGSRAGTLTSSMSMGLGLGLGAPAMISSGTATISSAAAAKMNRLPANLLDQLERHLPLQRDGFSTLQFHRRSRGSKQRSESPSRIRNLVQSVQKLFAKSQSLEVSAVKGSITAGDAAKTTRRSKSKDRAKTEGTKRRPRPNLSGFWSSDDGLEDDPPTQPAAGPLAVAYRNPLSMMTLGRAVSDSQAAPRPHPQGYNTIAAHSLKSSKSSGDLKPQVSLPPSGGQTGDSVLVKRGSWSTLTLSQARQVLQKGSATVNRTLLKSKSCHGQEMTCNFLQVPTGEWSGTLGKAGGAGEIPCRRMRSGSYVKAMGDVEDSDDSDGPPSPKPSPKTAARRQSYLKATQQSLSEQQPPLPPRNCMPSLCEVSTNRSLDNLDCLMAPGDAGLQHWDTDGGFGLRCATLGRGSTMRQVEQGYMSNAAYGQVESQAVEALDLPTPTCFRSRSHSYLRAIQAGCSQDDDTGSVDSDETPPITSSISSYNSITISTCTAICKKAPPPIPPRTTSKPYISVTVQSSTESAQDTYLDSQDQRSEVNSQSGRSNSSDSLASSRTGSLVKGAKRPPILPPIPAPREPVHLPSARVTTPPPAIVPPSPAADVRNEPASLTVAPDEAQAQPKRKLSSIGIQVDCVQPVLKEEQTPTTRFQSIGVQVEDGRPLSRFTSMASRQETTEAESQEQTDGKPSENKTPNQSLDGSVHKLSRANVMRSGSASLQEKLDPALDPSSLPPPDPSLQAGTGSVNGAVEQPGGSACLRDGRWFQKLLQAETDRMEAWCQQMDQETKDKELSEEVLGKVRSAVGSAQLLMSQKFQQFQGLCEQNLDASAQPRPTAQDLAGFWDLLQLSIEDISMKFDELHLLRSNDWKMSETQEKKEEKKSAPAHTPKKTVKVKSSGGKEKSGDSVADKQRQEARKRLMAAKRAVSERQNSATESAESIEIYVPEAQTRL; via the exons ATGAAAAGCTTAGGGGCCAACCGTAGCCGACATCTGTCAGACAGCTGTGACCCCACCGCGGGCCCCCAGGAGCCCTTGTGTCCCTTGGCCCCGGACCCCCACGCCGCCTACCTCCTGAGCCCCACCGTCAACCATTACGGCACTCTGGATCCTCACTTCCATCATTTTCCAGTTTCCACCCCGACGACCCTGCAGTCGGACTGCCTGCTGCCTCTAAACAACCAGCTGACCAACAGCAGCACCTTCCCACGGCTGCACTACACCAGCCAGCCGGAGCAGAGCGAGTACACGCAG GGTTGTGTGGCTCAGACAGGCAGTCGCGCTGGCACCCTCACGTCCTCCATGTCCATGGGTTTGGGCCTGGGACTGGGCGCCCCCGCCATGATCAGCAGCGGCACAGCCACCATCTCATCCGCGGCCGCTGCCAAGATGAACCGGCTCCCGGCCAACCTGCTGGACCAGCTGGAGCGCCATCTACCACTGCAGCGCGACGGCTTCAGCACGCTGCAGTTTCACCGGCGCAGCCGCGGCTCCAAGCAGCGCAGCGAGAGTCCCAGCCGCATCCGAAACCTGGTCCAGTCCGTCCAGAAACTCTTCGCCAAGTCACAATCTCTGGAGGTTTCGGCGGTCAAAGGGAGCATAACCGCCGGCGACGCGGCCAAAACGACCCGGCGGAGCAAAAGCAAAGACCGCGCCAAGACCGAAGGCACCAAACGGCGTCCGCGGCCCAATCTCTCAGGCTTCTGGAGCTCGGACGACGGCTTAGAGGATGATCCGCCGACTCAACCCGCCGCCGGCCCGCTGGCGGTGGCGTATCGAAACCCTCTCAGCATGATGACATTGGGCAGAGCCGTGTCGGACAGTCAAGCGGCACCCAGACCGCATCCGCAGGGCTACAACACCATTGCGGCACATTCGCTCAAATCCTCCAAGAGCAGCGGCGACCTCAAGCCGCAGGTCAGCCTGCCGCCCTCCGGTGGCCAAACGGGGGACAGCGTGCTGGTCAAGAGAGGCTCCTGGTCAACGCTGACCCTCAGTCAGGCCAGACAGGTGCTACAGAAGGGCTCCGCCACCGTTAACCGGACCCTGCTCAAGTCCAAGTCCTGCCACGGACAGGAGATGACCTGCAACTTCCTACAG GTGCCTACAGGTGAGTGGAGCGGGACGCTGGGTAAGGCAGGGGGCGCGGGCGAGATCCCCTGCAGGCGGATGCGCAGCGGCAGTTACGTTAAAGCCATGGGAGATGTGGAGGACAGCGATGACTCAGACGGACCCCCTTCACCCAAACCCTCGCCCAAGACCGCTGCCCGGCGACAGAGCTACCTGAAGGCCACCCAGCAGTCTCTCAGCGAGCAGCAGCCGCCTTTACCGCCACGCAA CTGTATGCCGTCTCTATGCGAGGTCTCCACCAATCGCAGTCTGGATAACCTGGACTGTTTGATGGCTCCCGGTGACGCGGGTCTGCAGCACTGGGACACTGACGGGGGATTCGGTCTGCGCTGCGCGACGCTGGGACGAGGGTCTACCATGAGACAG GTGGAGCAGGGCTACATGAGCAACGCGGCTTACGGGCAGGTGGAGTCTCAAGCGGTGGAGGCCTTGGATCTGCCCACACCCACCTGCTTCCGGTCTCGAAGCCACAGTTACTTGCGGGCCATCCAGGCCGGCTGCTCTCAAGATGATGATACGGGCTCTGTGGACTCCGACGAGACTCCACCGATAACCTCATCCATCAGCAGCTATAACAGCATCACCA TCTCCACGTGTACGGCCATCTGTAAGAAGGCTCCTCCTCCTATTCCTCCACGCACCACCTCCAAACCCTACATCTCGGTTACGGTCCAGAGCAGCACAGAATCTGCCCAGGACACGTACCTGGACAGCCAGGACCAGCGCAGCGAGGTCAACAGCCAATCAGGACGCAGCAACTCCTCCGACAGCCTCGCCAGCTCTCGGACAGGAAGTCTGGTCAAAGGCGCCAAGCGGCCGCCTATCCTGCCGCCCATCCCTGCTCCGCGGGAACCCGTACATCTACCCAGTGCAAGAGTGACCACGCCTCCTCCTGCTATAGTCCCGCCCTCTCCCGCCGCAGACGTCAGAAACGAGCCTGCGAGTCTCACAGTGGCACCTGACGAAGCGCAAGCTCAGCCCAAGAGAAAACTCTCATCGATTGGTATTCAG GTGGATTGTGTGCAGCCGGTTCTGAAAGAGGAACAAACTCCCACCACCAGGTTCCAGTCCATCGGGGTTCAGGTTGAAGACGGCAGGCC ACTCAGTCGCTTCACTAGCATGGCGTCTAGACAGGAGACGACAGAGGCCGAATCTCAGGAGCAGACCGACGGTAAACCTTCGGAGAATAAGACGCCCAACCAGTCTCTGGACGGCAGTGTGCACAAGCTCTCACGAGCGAATGTGATGCGCTCCGGTTCTGCCTCGCTGCAGGAAAAGCTGGATCCTGCGCTGGACCCATCCTCCCTCCCGCCGCCGGATCCGTCTCTGCAGGCCGGGACGGGCAGCGTAAATGGAGCCGTGGAGCAGCCCGGGGGCTCGGCGTGCCTCAGGGACGGACGCTGGTTCCAGAAGCTTCTCCAGGCGGAGACGGACCGCATGGAGGCCTGGTGTCAGCAGATGGACCAAGAGACCAAAGACAAAGAGCTGTCAGAGGAGG TGTTAGGAAAGGTCCGCAGTGCGGTCGGCAGCGCTCAGCTCTTGATGTCTCAGAAGTTCCAGCAGTTCCAGGGCCTTTGTGAGCAGAACCTG GATGCAAGCGCTCAGCCGCGGCCCACCGCGCAGGATCTGGCCGGATTCTGGGATCTGCTGCAGCTGTCCATCGAGGACATCAGCATGAAGTTCGACGAGCTCCACCTCCTCAGGTCCAATGACTGGAAGATGTCTGAGACCCAGGAAAAAAAG GAGGAGAAGAAGTCCGCTCCAGCCCACACACCAAAGAAGACTGTAAAGGTAAAATCCAGCGGCGGGAAGGAGAAGAGCGGCGACTCGGTGGCCGACAAGCAGCGTCAGGAGGCCAGAAAGCGACTGATGGCGGCCAAGCGAGCCGTGTCTGAGCGGCAGAACTCTGCCACCGAGAGCGCCGAAAGCATCGAGATCTACGTTCCCGAGGCTCAGACGCGACTCTAA